aatatatattaaaaaccctgaacttgtatgattcgcaccaataaatgtacctggactgcgtagaggagtgggtcaccacaatatatattaaaaaccctgaacttttatgattcgcaccaataaatgtatctggactgcgtagaggagtgggtcaccacaatatatataataagaaaaccatcaacttgtatgattcgcaccaataaatgtacctggactgcgtagaggagtgggtcaccacaatatatattaaaaaccctgaacttgtatgattcgcaccaataaatgtacctggactgcgtagaggagtgggtcaccacaatatatattaaaaaccctgaacttttatgattcgcaccaataaatgtatctggactgcgtagaggagtgggtcaccacaatatatataataagaaaaccatcaacttgtatgattcgcaccaataaatgtacctggactgcgtagaggagtgggtcaccacaatatatattaaaaaccctgaacttttatgattcgcaccaataaatgtatctggactgcgtagaggagtgggtcaccacaatatatattaaaaaccctgaacttttatgattcgcaccaataaatgtatctggactgcgtagaggagtgggtcaccacaatatataataaaaaccctgtctggatttggataaaaataactccagaccgaagaggtgcattttttggtcttctgaccaggcatgacgatgggctttttcatcccatggacatcagctgtttccccccctggtgcctcatttacaataaccacatcaccatcctcatcatcaagttcctccacagcgccagctacatcatcaatagcctcctcccgagccacctcttcccgtacagtgatgggaaggtcaggcttgacaaccaccaacatccttggactcgccttgtggatttgtgataatttctctttagaaggcagagttgtttgctgttttgttgctgacagcataacgctcttcaattttttgtagggggggggaggaggagaagggctaagatccgtgggtgaagctgaaccactagtcatgaacacgggccagggcctaagccgttccttgccactccgtgtcgtaaatggcatattggcaactttacgtttctcctcagatgattttaagtttctctttttgctactttttcttaacttgggctttttggattttacatgcccggtactacgagattgggcatcgggcttggaagacgacgttgatggcatttcatcgtctatgtcatgactagtggcagcagcttcagcattaggaggaagtgggtcttgatctttccctactttatcctccaaatttttggtctccattatatgtagcacaagatactgcagaatgtgtgaacttggtaatattgcagtaccaatggacttatactgctggattggttttgcaaatttggttataattatattttttttttttaatttgtaattttttatttttttttactttttttttattttttaaaaacttgggaataatggggaaataactatgcccttagaagcacagagcacaggacacagcaccactggactgaacaggacacggcacaggacccagcagcactacggaactcagcaggacagagcacaggacacagcaccactggactgatactgcagaatgtgtgaactttgtaatattgcagtaccaatggacttatactgctggattggttttgcaaatttggttataattatatatattttttttaatttttaattttttatttttttttactttttttttattttttaaaaacttgggaataatggggaaataactatgcccttagaagcacagagcacaggacacagcaccactggactgaacaggacacggcacaggacccagcagcactacggaactcagcaggacagagcacaggacacagcaccactggactgatactgcagaatgtgtgaactatgtaatattgcagtaccactggacttttactgctgaatgtgtgaacttggtaatattgcaataccaatgggcttatactgtaggattggttgtgcaaattttgtggtaattaaaaaaaattaaattagtttttggtatttttttaaataacttttttttatttttttaaacacaggggaatattggggaaataactatgcccttagaagcacagagcacaggacacagccccactggactgaacaggacacagcacaggacccagcagcaccactgacctcagaaggacagagcacagcacacagcaccactggactgatactgcagaacacagcacagcacagcacagaactaaacagcacagcacagaactaaacagcacagcacgagatctaccaggacagaggaccacctaacacaccctccctctaccctgatcaatgcccgagtgaagatggcggcgactagcggggaatttataggatccgagtatcgcgagatccgacaacggcgggattatgagtcagagcctcagtttcagatttgaatttggcgccaatacccggatctgtctcggatccgactcggatcggcaacgttcgggtgggctcggatttcagaaatccgagtgcgctcatctctaatgtgaatgagttattACTGCAGCAGATATAAATCATCAGCTTCAGGTTGTTTGTAGTGGTATATCCCAAGTAGATCACTGaaacatattacactataataAAGTGCAATTTGCAATTCAATATATCATTGAATGAAACACATACAATAATATCCCTTATAGGAACAAATGGAACTGCTTTCCTAATTTGTGCCACTAGGTGTCAGTGTAAGCATGCGAGCAATCCAATCTTCGAAATTATTTCACCAATGTAATAAGTAATGTAgatctcttctaaaaaaaaaaaatcaatctctGGGTTGTTTGTGAAAATCACTGGCTACAAGGTTGGCAATCATTTTCtttagttattttcttttttctccttACTATGGATATaaatgggcagcacgatggcttagtggttagcacttctgcctcacagcactggggtcatgagtttgattcccgaccatggccttatctgtgtggagtttgtatgttctcccagtatttgtgtgggtttcctacgggtgatctggtttcctcccacattccaaaaacatactggtaggttaattggctgctatcaaattggccctagtgtgtgtgtgttagaaaatttagactgtaagctccaatggggcagggactgatgtgagaaagttttctgtacagcgcttcagaattagtggcgctatataaatagatgattatatGTATTCTATGCTCATTAAAACTTACTTTCACTGATCTTTTGGTTTTACCTATATATATGCTTTCCTCCACAGgaatttaattatataaattacTTGATTGTGTGTGTAATAAGCATCAAACCCCAGGGTAATATCTAGGCAAGACTCATTATTACAAAATCTTGGTATATTTGACATTATTTAAATTACCTTTACTCTTATCTTTCcatattataattgtttattttcataGCGCCAATCATCTTATGCAGCGCTGTATGGAGGAGATGTAGTTcccttaaaacattttaaaacacacacacaccttaattTGGCAAAAGCCAATTAATTTTGATTATTGGTTTAGTCTTCATCACTGATTTACCTTACATTGCATGTGTTATCATTACAATAGTGCCattgtttttttgcttatttGCTTGTTTTCTCTTTTTGAGGAATTTTCCTAAAATGGCTAATGCAGGAAATAGCACAGGCATTCCCAATGCCCCTACCCCAAACTGGAATCTACCCTTATATGCTCCTCAAAGAAAATCTACATTCTACCTGATATTTCTTAAAGGGCAACCAAGATCTCTTGGGGTGAGTATTCTTCTGAGACATGACTGACGATAATTATTGATTTGGGGGGATAATATGAAGAATATTGACCAGTTTAATAACAAAAGAATTTAGGTGGAAAGAAATTAGGATATGTAATAGTACATGTGGGTAAGTGGAACATTAGAATGATCACCATTGAATTCAAATGGGCATTCTTGACTACTGCTAAATATTGCTACTGATTTTATTTTCAGATTGTTCAGATTTCAATGGCTTTCATACAAGTTGCATTTGGTATTATCCTGGTGTTCACCAATGGAGTTTACCAGAACAGTATAACCGTTGAATCTGCTATAAACTATTGGGGAGCCGTAGTTGTGAGTATTTTGTGAACAAGCCGACAATCTCTGAAATAATCCACAGATCTGCAGTTTTACCCCAcgggttcatacatttacccccatgtgtataaacaggtaaaataacaaagcagaccaaggggtatatttactaaactgtgggtttgaaaaagtagagatgttgcctatagcaaccaatcagattctagctatcatattgtagaatgtactaaataaatgataactatgatgataaaaatgataacccttagattgtacgctcctctgagcagggccatctctcctcctgtttccaccacttctaactctgctctccagctacttagccctcctcctcaaaggtcctccaccccacatccactttcgctccctcctcccccctgggggtctccctgtcttccacgcccccttcttgggccccgtcattttcggatcctccctcccccttccccgccctctctagctgtgcattgagcgtactgagttgctgtgtttactgtactgtgctgtctcccattgtattgtgattttgtttgtctctgtacggcgctgcggattccttgtagcgccttataaataaatattaataataataataataataactagaatctgattgtttgctatagacaacatctccactttttcaaacccgaagtttagtaaatacacccccaagTTTTTAAGAGTTACAGAAGATGCTTTTTAGAGAACTATAAAACATGACTAAAGCCTTGACTCAacttatgtaaaatgtaaatactcAAAAAATTGGATATACTTACACTTTCTGGACATATTTGTAAAAGTGTGAAATGAATATTCTGCTTTGTGTTACTCAGTAAACAATTGTGGATGAACAGTTGAAAGTTTTGCCCTCGGATTTTGCAAAAGACTGTGGGCAACAATTTGTTGTAGCAGAACCTGCTGATAACAGTAATACATAAGTATCCTGCTGTTGGCCTTGCAGGAGCCTTATCATAGATTACTACATTTCCGTGTGCATATTAGTTTCTTCAATGCTctagtttattaaatgtaaacagcATGAAATATTTTTGATCTTGTTTGATCTTTGCAGTATGTTATCTCTGGATCTCTGTCAGTCGCAACGGAAAATGTAGAGTCGCGGTGTCTGGTGAGCTACACAACATTCTATATGGGTTAATCCATTAAAAGAGGGGGAATCTACTGTTTCAGTCATGGGGGGGGGCTCTTCTTTACTAGTATAATGGATAAAGCCCATTGATATAACCCTACATAGATATGTTTTTATCAGTGGAAGATGTTTAGAAACCGTTCCCACAATAGGCCAGAAACTGCAGCTTAGTCAATCACATCgatcactctgggcctgattcattaaggatcttaacttaagaaacttcttatttaagtctcctggacaaaaccatgttacaatgcaaggggtgcaaaatagttttctattttgcacataagttaaatactgactgttttttcatgtagcacacaaatgcttgatagcttatttgtacactgaaatttaaagttgatatttgtgtgctacatgaaaaaacagtctgtatttaacttatgtgcaaaacagaatactaatttgcaccccttgcattgtaacatggttttatccaggagactgaaataagaagattcttaagttaagatccttactgaatcagacCCTCTATTCTGATAGTGCTCCATCATACATGCTGTCTCTTCCCCAACACAAAGCAGTCAGGATTAATCCTTTCCAGGAGGTAGATAGTGcttctttatatattacataattatGGAACAGTTTGTTGCATAGAAACATGAATTATCACAGGTTTGAGCAGCCTTTGCATTAGATACACAGGCCTGGCATCCAAGGCTGAAATGTGGCCTTTTCTCTGCAGAATGCCTGTGATCATTTATCATCACCAAAATGTATtgagggaataaaaaaataaaacaactgaGGTtggaaaatgttaaattaaccaGATAATGGAGCGTAGCATCTGAAGTACTTTGTGGGGGATAGTGTCAATACAATCTGTTCTGTGACAAGATGAGCAAGGTTGTGAAGGGTTCTATATAATAGGATTGTGACTAGTGGATAAATGTTTGTGCCTACAAGCTCCACTGAGGTACATCCAGATCTGATTCTTTGTTAATGACTTTCACCCTTAAGTTTGGTGACAAGGGACCAATAAGCTCGGCAGACAGACCAAACctaaaacaaatcaaccaaacATGCTCTAACTGATTTTTTTAACACCCCCCGGCAACTTTTAAGCCACTGGCTACAACCTGTGAGATGTTTCTGGCTTGGAaggatgaaaatataaaaaaaacttagtTTTATATCAGGCATGTCCCATAACAGAGGAGGTCACCACAAGCTAAATTATTCTACTCAGTAAGGGAACATGTAGAACATTTATGTtggtttaaaatatgttttgtttgtccAAACGTCCATTCCAGGAGGACTTTTTCAATtctctctatatgtttttttctgcagGTTGGAGCAAGTTTAGGTTTGAACATTATAAGCGCCATAGTATCTTCAGTAGAGTTTGTTATTCTCATCATCGATGCGGTGATGAATGGAAATTACACCTGTGACGTGTCCTGTAGCACCATATGGGTGAGAAAGTAAACTCATGTGCATGCACAGTCATAGTATACATAATACCATTACATACGCACATTTACACATACTACACATCGTACCTTGGGGTGAGCCTACTGAAACTGTGCCCTTATTATGCCTTAACTACAATACATTTTTGAATATTTGTAGTGTAcactgttatgtacgtctagttgctatccaataacgattgtccacttccaatgATGTGGTTTCAAAACACAATGCGagttaatagcaaaaagcagcagagtaacaattcaaaataaaataagtacagccattactattgcaggcaccctggatccagtgtacagtcattcactcctgaagtctgtggtcaatgtgactgaatactggtccctgagcccctgcttatatacagtcagtgatacagtgaaaacaatacagatgatttggcatgtttccataggttcaggcttcaggaaggtccagtgtaatgcagatcattggccagttcaaatgatgtcatccaagggtgggggtcagctctccagaagatgcatactaatcttcccgccaagaactagttc
The nucleotide sequence above comes from Mixophyes fleayi isolate aMixFle1 chromosome 6, aMixFle1.hap1, whole genome shotgun sequence. Encoded proteins:
- the LOC142095432 gene encoding membrane-spanning 4-domains subfamily A member 12-like — protein: MANAGNSTGIPNAPTPNWNLPLYAPQRKSTFYLIFLKGQPRSLGYVISGSLSVATENVESRCLVGASLGLNIISAIVSSVEFVILIIDAVMNGNYTCDVSCSTIWLVRESIFISLIIASLLQLCVSISISSFGCSSVIENSVSQQQVFVIQNDVPARNIHPTSPHLGVHPSAPVTLIPQYPICYENQKSINIPSHNPNMALQPH